One segment of Fructilactobacillus hinvesii DNA contains the following:
- a CDS encoding ATP-binding cassette domain-containing protein, with protein sequence MLKIQNLKKSYSEQVVFQNLNITVPDGGILTVVGPSGIGKTTFLNILAGLIAADTGTIELNGKQLELSPNRRGTDVGVIFQDFNLFPQYTVSENVTLAPKVVKKEKKQQYQQQCQELLSELDLSSKQDAYPFQLSGGQKQRVAIARALAMNPGVLAYDEPTSGLDEESTKRVTEVIQKLQQRDVTQIVVTHDLPFAQSLNGQVLDFGTDVDR encoded by the coding sequence ATGCTAAAGATTCAGAATTTAAAGAAATCATATAGTGAGCAGGTTGTCTTTCAGAACTTAAACATCACGGTTCCGGACGGTGGAATTCTGACCGTGGTCGGACCCTCCGGAATTGGGAAAACAACCTTTCTCAATATTTTAGCGGGCTTAATTGCGGCGGATACTGGAACGATTGAGTTGAACGGAAAACAGTTAGAACTAAGTCCCAACCGCCGAGGGACCGACGTTGGCGTGATTTTTCAAGACTTTAACCTATTCCCGCAATATACAGTAAGTGAAAACGTCACGTTAGCACCCAAAGTGGTGAAAAAAGAAAAGAAGCAACAGTACCAACAACAATGCCAAGAACTGTTGTCCGAACTGGATCTTAGTAGTAAACAGGACGCTTACCCGTTCCAATTGTCAGGAGGGCAGAAGCAACGGGTGGCCATTGCCCGGGCCCTAGCCATGAATCCTGGGGTGTTGGCGTACGATGAACCTACTTCTGGACTAGATGAAGAATCCACTAAACGGGTGACGGAAGTAATCCAAAAATTGCAACAGCGTGATGTAACTCAGATCGTTGTTACTCACGATTTGCCGTTTGCACAGAGCCTCAACGGTCAGGTTTTGGACTTCGGAACGGACGTTGACCGTTAG
- the dapF gene encoding diaminopimelate epimerase — MPTLRKVHGSENRFFILDRTQFDPQPSLDQISQLAVQLKQSDDERFNDIDGILVVDQSTHPDCAGKMTVVNADGSIASMCGNGLRTVARYLAEQTGQTKFLVETQDADLHVEQAATLAPAVPAFGVEIAPVRFHAADFPFAELGGDTVLNRPLPQLAPDLDFTAIAVPNPHLISFMDHTTLTGELQAKLGPYLNGENPYFPDGVNLNFAEILGPDQLFVKTYERGVGFTNACGTGMTATSLAYVLNHDQGDFDHVVTVYNPGGMVKVHVARTGQDYSLRLIANATTLGNWTIHDTDLLEGHFDQGNYQATTEEAAYQAWVKSLQTK, encoded by the coding sequence ATGCCAACTTTACGTAAAGTGCACGGCTCTGAAAACCGTTTTTTCATTCTGGATCGCACCCAGTTTGATCCGCAACCCAGCTTAGACCAAATCTCACAATTAGCCGTTCAACTGAAACAGAGTGACGACGAACGGTTTAACGATATCGATGGAATCCTCGTGGTCGACCAGTCTACCCATCCTGACTGTGCTGGTAAAATGACGGTGGTCAACGCTGACGGAAGCATTGCTTCAATGTGTGGAAACGGGCTAAGAACGGTGGCTCGCTACCTCGCCGAACAAACCGGCCAAACCAAGTTTTTGGTGGAAACGCAGGATGCTGATTTACACGTAGAACAAGCCGCAACGCTCGCTCCAGCAGTTCCCGCCTTTGGAGTCGAAATTGCACCGGTCCGGTTTCACGCGGCTGATTTTCCATTCGCTGAGCTGGGCGGTGACACGGTTCTCAACCGTCCACTCCCACAGCTCGCTCCCGATCTTGATTTTACGGCGATTGCAGTACCAAACCCCCATTTGATCAGTTTCATGGATCACACCACCTTAACCGGGGAATTACAGGCCAAATTAGGACCCTACCTGAACGGGGAAAACCCCTACTTTCCTGATGGGGTGAACCTTAACTTCGCCGAAATCTTGGGCCCTGATCAACTTTTCGTCAAGACCTATGAACGCGGGGTCGGATTTACCAACGCCTGTGGAACCGGAATGACAGCCACCAGCCTGGCCTACGTCTTAAATCATGACCAAGGTGACTTTGACCACGTCGTGACCGTTTACAATCCCGGTGGAATGGTAAAAGTTCACGTCGCCCGGACCGGGCAGGACTACTCGTTGCGTTTAATTGCCAACGCCACGACTTTGGGGAATTGGACCATTCACGACACAGACCTCTTAGAAGGTCATTTTGACCAGGGCAACTATCAAGCCACCACGGAAGAGGCTGCTTACCAAGCGTGGGTCAAATCGTTACAAACTAAATAA
- a CDS encoding NADPH-dependent FMN reductase encodes MTTVNVILGSVREPSMGKRLFQYLKRNQAELEQAANVNLKFLKVSDYQLAPYTEALPPMGTPDYPNGLKENAQRWVKDVAAGDGILLLTPEYDYSVPGALKNAFDYLGTGVSDTPIQTISYSMGSFGGILASMAWLPVFQVLSLVSVPRNLNLRFIQNIFTEDGELNPDLEASERQYYAEKITATVKNIAHYATKLK; translated from the coding sequence ATGACTACTGTAAACGTAATTTTAGGAAGTGTCCGCGAACCGTCCATGGGGAAACGTCTCTTTCAATACCTCAAACGCAACCAAGCTGAATTGGAACAAGCTGCAAACGTCAACCTGAAATTTCTCAAGGTAAGTGACTATCAGCTAGCACCATACACAGAGGCATTACCACCAATGGGAACCCCGGACTATCCAAATGGCTTAAAAGAAAACGCCCAACGCTGGGTTAAAGACGTTGCCGCGGGAGACGGAATCCTCCTGTTAACCCCCGAATACGACTACTCCGTTCCGGGTGCCTTAAAGAATGCCTTTGACTACTTAGGAACGGGGGTCAGTGATACGCCAATTCAAACAATTAGCTATTCAATGGGGTCGTTTGGAGGAATTCTCGCTTCCATGGCTTGGTTACCCGTTTTCCAAGTTCTCAGCTTAGTTAGTGTTCCGCGCAACCTGAACCTCCGTTTCATTCAAAACATCTTTACAGAAGATGGGGAACTAAACCCCGACTTAGAGGCGAGCGAACGGCAATATTACGCCGAAAAAATTACGGCAACCGTTAAAAATATCGCTCACTACGCTACTAAACTTAAATAA
- the dapD gene encoding 2,3,4,5-tetrahydropyridine-2,6-dicarboxylate N-acetyltransferase: MAEMNAQEIIQFIGNAEKKTNVKVYLKGDLSSIDFPATIRPFVNEQTGVIFGDWKDVQPFLTANQAKLTDYEIENDGRNSAVPLLDTKNIDARIEPGAIIRDQVKIGKDAVIMMGALINIGAEVGEDSMIDMGAVLGGRAIVGKHSHIGAGAVLAGVIEPASAKPVQIDDDVLVGANAVVIEGVHVGKGAVVAAGAVVTEDVAPYTVVAGMPAQKVKDVNQQTLDKTKLEDDLRG, encoded by the coding sequence ATGGCTGAAATGAACGCACAAGAAATTATTCAATTCATCGGCAATGCCGAAAAGAAGACAAACGTGAAGGTTTACCTGAAGGGAGACTTAAGTTCGATTGACTTTCCAGCTACCATTCGTCCGTTTGTAAATGAGCAAACTGGCGTAATCTTTGGAGACTGGAAGGACGTGCAACCGTTCTTAACTGCTAACCAAGCTAAGTTAACTGATTACGAAATTGAAAACGACGGGCGTAACTCTGCGGTACCATTGTTAGACACGAAAAACATTGACGCCCGGATTGAACCAGGTGCCATCATTCGGGATCAAGTTAAGATTGGTAAAGATGCTGTAATTATGATGGGCGCCTTGATTAACATTGGGGCCGAAGTCGGGGAAGATTCCATGATCGACATGGGCGCCGTGCTCGGGGGCCGGGCCATCGTTGGAAAGCACTCCCACATTGGGGCTGGGGCCGTGTTAGCGGGAGTGATTGAACCAGCGAGCGCCAAACCCGTGCAAATTGACGATGACGTATTAGTGGGAGCTAATGCCGTTGTGATTGAGGGGGTACACGTCGGCAAGGGCGCCGTCGTGGCTGCCGGTGCGGTCGTTACCGAAGACGTTGCTCCATACACGGTGGTAGCTGGAATGCCGGCCCAAAAGGTAAAAGACGTCAACCAACAAACGTTGGACAAAACCAAGTTGGAAGACGATTTGCGGGGTTAA
- a CDS encoding PadR family transcriptional regulator codes for MAIQISSEVLEGIVLALLAQEDYYGYALTQGVKKFIPISNSTLYPILRRLKKEEWVTTYDQPFDGRNRRYYQITAAGLTQLEKVKRDWNHHKKIVDQVFNNQMPREDE; via the coding sequence ATCGCCATTCAAATTAGTTCAGAAGTGTTGGAAGGAATCGTGCTGGCCCTCCTCGCTCAGGAGGATTACTACGGTTACGCCCTGACGCAAGGAGTGAAAAAATTCATCCCGATTTCAAACTCTACGCTCTACCCAATTTTACGCCGGCTTAAAAAGGAAGAATGGGTAACGACGTATGATCAGCCGTTTGACGGCCGTAACCGCCGTTACTACCAAATTACTGCTGCTGGTCTCACCCAACTCGAAAAAGTTAAACGCGATTGGAACCACCATAAAAAAATTGTCGATCAGGTCTTTAATAATCAAATGCCAAGGGAGGATGAATAA
- the lysA gene encoding diaminopimelate decarboxylase — MLSSDEIQDNQLLIGGIPATELADEFGTPLQVYDVAKIRNQIRAFARVFEEQHVDYAVSYASKAFACVAMYQVVNQEHAHIDVVSAGELATAIQADFPMERVSFHGNNKSYEELQMAVRHHVGTIILDNFYEIDLLAQVLEEEDAKIDVMLRVSPAVSAHTHEFIQTGQQDSKFGFDMLTGQADQALQLVLDQPRMRLRGVHSHIGSQIFATDGFKIETQKLVRLMRRWRDEFNYTPQVVNVGGGFGIQYTDADHPLRPEEFVEQILTTLKEETKANDLPVPAVWIEPGRSIAGPAGVSLYRVGSQKTIPAVRKYVAVDGGMGDNIRPALYGAEYEAISANNVHPDTTETVTVAGKYCESGDILVKDAQLPEVHAGDVIAVLATGAYGYSMASNYNRNPRPAVVFVENGHAQVVIKRESLADLTHLDVKLSD, encoded by the coding sequence ATGTTAAGTAGTGATGAAATTCAGGATAATCAGCTTTTGATTGGGGGCATTCCTGCCACCGAACTGGCTGATGAGTTTGGGACGCCATTACAGGTCTACGATGTAGCTAAGATTCGGAATCAGATTCGGGCCTTTGCCCGCGTGTTTGAAGAACAACACGTAGACTACGCAGTTAGTTATGCCAGCAAGGCCTTTGCTTGCGTAGCGATGTACCAGGTGGTTAACCAGGAACACGCTCATATCGACGTGGTTTCTGCCGGTGAACTAGCTACGGCCATTCAAGCCGATTTTCCAATGGAGCGGGTAAGCTTTCATGGAAACAATAAATCTTATGAGGAATTGCAAATGGCAGTGCGCCACCACGTGGGGACCATCATCCTCGATAACTTCTACGAAATTGACCTGTTAGCTCAGGTTCTTGAGGAAGAAGATGCCAAAATCGACGTGATGCTCCGGGTTTCTCCAGCCGTTTCCGCTCACACCCACGAATTCATTCAAACCGGACAACAGGACAGTAAGTTTGGCTTTGACATGTTGACGGGGCAAGCAGACCAGGCCTTGCAATTAGTATTGGATCAACCCCGGATGCGGTTACGTGGGGTTCACTCCCACATTGGTTCCCAAATTTTTGCTACCGATGGGTTTAAAATTGAAACCCAGAAGTTAGTGCGCTTGATGCGCCGCTGGCGGGATGAGTTTAACTACACGCCGCAGGTTGTGAACGTCGGTGGTGGTTTTGGGATTCAGTATACGGATGCTGATCACCCGCTTCGTCCGGAAGAATTCGTGGAACAAATTTTGACCACTTTGAAGGAAGAAACGAAAGCGAACGACTTACCAGTGCCGGCGGTTTGGATTGAACCAGGGCGCTCGATTGCTGGACCCGCCGGGGTTAGTCTGTACCGGGTGGGTTCGCAAAAGACGATTCCGGCTGTTCGTAAGTACGTGGCGGTTGACGGGGGAATGGGTGATAACATTCGCCCGGCCCTGTATGGAGCTGAGTACGAGGCTATTTCTGCTAATAACGTGCACCCGGACACAACGGAAACGGTCACGGTGGCCGGGAAATACTGTGAATCGGGAGACATCTTGGTGAAAGATGCTCAGTTACCGGAAGTTCACGCTGGGGATGTCATTGCGGTCTTAGCAACCGGAGCTTATGGGTACTCGATGGCTTCAAATTACAACCGTAATCCCCGACCGGCGGTGGTGTTCGTTGAGAACGGACACGCGCAGGTTGTCATTAAGCGCGAAAGCCTCGCCGATTTAACCCATTTAGACGTCAAATTAAGCGATTAA
- a CDS encoding aspartate-semialdehyde dehydrogenase, translating to MKEYNVAILGATGAVGTRLIQQLEQSSIPVKQVKLLASPRSAGTVLQFKGQDVTVEATTPESFDDVDIVLASAGGAASKQFLPEAVKRGAVAVDNTSAFRMDPEVPLVVPEVNESAIEQHKGIIANPNCSTIQMVVALKPILDAAGLKQIIVSTYQAGSGAGQMAIKELDHEAQQHLNGEEMTADIFPVKSEAHHYPLAFNLLPQIDVFEPDGSTHEEWKMVHETKKIMLGDMNDPKIKVNATCVRVPVVIGHGESVYFEVEDNSNLDAHKIQQLIKNGKGLVLEDNPAEQLYPQPINAEGHTDTYVGRVRADPENPGAYNLWVVADNLLKGAAANTVEIAEKLVEHDLVRVPADYYGKK from the coding sequence ATGAAGGAATATAACGTTGCAATTTTAGGGGCCACCGGGGCCGTGGGAACTCGGTTAATTCAACAATTGGAACAATCTTCGATTCCAGTGAAGCAGGTAAAGTTACTGGCCTCTCCCCGTTCAGCAGGGACGGTTTTGCAGTTTAAGGGACAGGACGTTACGGTGGAAGCAACCACGCCGGAATCCTTCGACGACGTTGACATCGTGTTAGCTTCTGCCGGGGGAGCTGCTTCAAAGCAATTCCTCCCAGAGGCCGTTAAGCGTGGCGCAGTAGCCGTTGACAACACCAGTGCCTTTCGGATGGATCCAGAGGTACCCCTAGTGGTTCCAGAAGTCAACGAATCCGCAATTGAACAGCACAAGGGGATTATTGCTAACCCGAACTGTTCGACGATTCAAATGGTGGTGGCTTTAAAACCAATTTTAGATGCGGCCGGCTTAAAACAAATCATTGTGTCGACCTATCAAGCTGGTTCTGGGGCCGGACAAATGGCCATTAAGGAGTTGGACCACGAAGCCCAACAACACCTAAACGGGGAAGAAATGACGGCGGATATTTTCCCAGTGAAGAGTGAAGCCCACCACTACCCGTTGGCTTTCAACCTTTTGCCCCAAATTGACGTCTTTGAACCAGATGGCTCAACGCATGAAGAGTGGAAGATGGTTCACGAAACCAAAAAGATCATGCTCGGGGATATGAATGATCCAAAGATCAAGGTCAACGCTACCTGTGTGCGGGTTCCCGTTGTGATTGGGCACGGAGAATCCGTCTACTTTGAAGTGGAAGATAACTCCAATTTAGACGCGCACAAGATCCAACAATTGATTAAGAACGGGAAAGGGTTAGTGCTAGAGGATAATCCTGCTGAACAACTTTACCCGCAACCAATTAACGCCGAAGGGCACACCGACACGTACGTTGGTCGGGTGCGCGCTGATCCCGAAAATCCAGGAGCTTACAACCTGTGGGTCGTAGCCGATAACCTTTTGAAGGGTGCCGCTGCGAACACCGTGGAAATTGCGGAAAAATTAGTTGAACATGACCTGGTTCGCGTTCCGGCCGATTACTACGGCAAGAAATAA
- a CDS encoding aspartate kinase, whose product MKVVKFGGSSLADATQFEKIIKIIKQDPERRAIVVSAPGTRFKGDIKVTDLLIQYAYATRDHNAVADLQTEIIARYQNIAEHFNVPDAVMEHISTLIKDLAKQSYHDFAHQLATFKAHGEYLNAYLLSQILTKMGLSTTFMDPHQVGFDLAGPVNDAHVTQATYDHLAHYRDCKDYLVFPGFFGINEADGTIATFSRGGSDITGSIVAKGLNAEVYENFTDVNAIYSVDPHIVSKPKSIQTMTYREMRELSYAGFSVFHDEALLPAIEAQIPINVKNTNHPELPGTLIVPEKGFQPKGFITGVASSKGFSALYLHRYLLNKEVGFTLKLLQILYKYGISYEHMPSGIDDLTIIFDNQQLTPQKVKAMCQDIRNELHPDQLEWIDHYAIIMIVGEGMQLSPNTIEKIIRPLADHDINIHMINQGASKISIMLGTDEADAEKSVRLIYQHFFDNNRIFN is encoded by the coding sequence ATGAAAGTAGTTAAATTTGGGGGCAGTTCGCTTGCAGATGCCACCCAGTTCGAAAAAATCATCAAGATTATTAAACAGGATCCAGAGCGGCGGGCCATTGTCGTTTCCGCTCCAGGGACCCGCTTTAAAGGTGATATCAAGGTCACAGACCTTCTAATTCAGTACGCTTACGCCACCAGAGATCACAATGCGGTCGCTGACTTACAAACAGAAATCATTGCTCGGTATCAAAACATTGCCGAGCATTTTAACGTGCCGGATGCCGTCATGGAGCACATCAGCACGCTGATCAAGGACTTAGCAAAGCAGTCCTATCACGATTTTGCCCACCAACTGGCCACCTTTAAGGCTCACGGTGAATACTTAAACGCTTATCTTTTGAGTCAAATTCTTACGAAAATGGGACTCTCAACCACCTTTATGGACCCCCACCAGGTTGGCTTCGATTTGGCTGGTCCCGTTAACGATGCCCACGTCACCCAAGCTACTTATGATCACCTGGCTCATTACCGGGACTGTAAGGACTACCTAGTTTTTCCGGGCTTCTTTGGAATTAACGAGGCCGATGGAACGATTGCCACCTTCTCACGGGGCGGTTCAGACATCACTGGTTCCATCGTCGCCAAGGGACTCAACGCTGAGGTCTACGAAAACTTTACGGACGTTAATGCCATTTACTCGGTAGACCCGCACATTGTTTCCAAACCCAAGAGCATTCAAACAATGACTTATCGGGAAATGCGGGAACTTTCCTATGCTGGTTTTTCGGTCTTTCACGATGAGGCCCTCTTACCCGCCATCGAGGCGCAGATTCCAATTAACGTTAAAAACACTAACCACCCCGAACTGCCGGGCACGTTGATCGTTCCCGAAAAGGGATTTCAACCGAAAGGCTTCATCACCGGAGTGGCTAGTTCCAAGGGCTTTTCGGCCCTCTACTTGCACCGTTACCTCCTCAACAAGGAAGTCGGCTTTACTCTGAAACTGCTCCAAATTTTGTATAAATATGGCATTTCTTACGAACACATGCCATCTGGGATTGATGATCTGACCATCATTTTTGATAACCAGCAACTAACCCCGCAAAAGGTCAAGGCGATGTGTCAAGACATTCGCAACGAGCTCCATCCAGACCAGTTGGAATGGATTGACCACTATGCCATCATCATGATTGTGGGGGAAGGAATGCAACTTAGTCCCAATACGATTGAAAAGATCATTCGTCCTTTAGCAGACCATGACATCAACATCCACATGATTAACCAAGGGGCCTCTAAAATCTCAATCATGCTTGGAACTGACGAAGCTGATGCAGAAAAATCGGTCCGGTTAATTTATCAGCACTTCTTTGATAACAATCGGATTTTTAATTAA
- the dapA gene encoding 4-hydroxy-tetrahydrodipicolinate synthase — MADFTKTDIITALITPFTADQEINYPALETLTDRLLNEGGNGFLIGGTTGETPTLTHDEKISLYTNFAQFIDGRVPVIAGTGSNNTQATIDFTTEVSQIPGIDAALVVVPYYNKPNQVGMKAHFRAVAQATNFPIIIYNIPGRTGVKMDVDTIVELSHEPNIIGIKQCGSMEEFEAIVDQTPDDFLVYTGEDPQSLFAKSVGGNGVVSVASHLYLPKMRQMYDLLNSDLAQAGKLQRELTPKMQGLFLYPSPSAVKFMLTKNGLDVGGCRLPITDLTAVEQSYVLQALGEKE, encoded by the coding sequence ATGGCTGATTTTACAAAAACTGATATTATTACGGCGCTGATTACGCCCTTTACTGCAGACCAAGAAATTAACTATCCAGCGTTAGAAACCCTGACGGATCGTCTCCTTAATGAAGGTGGCAACGGCTTCTTAATTGGGGGCACGACGGGAGAAACCCCGACGTTAACTCACGACGAAAAAATTAGTTTGTACACGAATTTTGCACAATTTATTGACGGCCGGGTGCCAGTGATTGCTGGAACCGGGAGTAACAACACCCAGGCCACGATTGACTTTACAACGGAGGTTAGCCAGATTCCTGGGATTGATGCTGCCTTGGTAGTGGTACCGTACTACAACAAACCCAACCAGGTCGGAATGAAAGCGCACTTCCGAGCCGTTGCCCAAGCCACCAACTTCCCAATCATCATCTATAACATTCCCGGTCGAACCGGTGTTAAGATGGATGTTGATACGATCGTTGAACTAAGCCACGAACCAAATATCATTGGGATTAAACAGTGTGGTTCGATGGAAGAATTTGAGGCAATTGTGGACCAAACCCCCGATGACTTCTTGGTCTACACCGGCGAGGACCCTCAGAGTTTGTTTGCTAAGAGCGTTGGGGGCAACGGTGTGGTTTCTGTGGCTTCCCATCTCTACCTGCCAAAAATGCGGCAAATGTATGATTTGTTGAATTCTGATTTAGCGCAAGCTGGGAAGTTACAACGTGAGCTTACGCCGAAGATGCAGGGCTTATTCTTGTACCCATCGCCATCTGCGGTGAAGTTCATGTTGACTAAAAACGGCCTTGATGTCGGTGGATGCCGCTTACCCATCACCGATTTAACGGCGGTTGAGCAATCCTACGTCTTACAAGCATTGGGAGAAAAGGAGTAG
- a CDS encoding N-acetyldiaminopimelate deacetylase, giving the protein MTLDLHELYRQLHQIPELALHEFKTHALLMKQINALASDVDFVEIKVPDQLPTAILVLLHGTKPRRTIGYRTDIDALPVTEDTGLPFASQHQGRMHACGHDIHMTVAMGVLAKFIKAQPTDNLLFFFQPAEESENGGKLAYEDDVFTGQWRPDEFYGLHDNPQLPAGAIGCRMGTLFAGTTEVDVHFTGTQGHAAYPQFANDMVVAASQFIGQVQTIVSRSVDPIEGGVITFGQFNAGTIRNVIAGEAELHGTIRGLTQKMIEHIDERLQAVANGIAASYNCQVDLHLNQGGYLPVENNPHLTERFIQYMQQNPDVNYIETEPAMTGEDFGYLLSKFPGTMFWLGIGDPKHQLHSSELVPNEAAIEPGISAITGWLQQRMTEKE; this is encoded by the coding sequence ATGACACTTGATTTACACGAACTGTACCGTCAGTTACACCAGATTCCCGAACTAGCGCTGCATGAATTTAAAACGCACGCTCTTTTAATGAAACAAATCAACGCCCTTGCTAGTGACGTAGATTTTGTTGAAATTAAGGTTCCGGACCAATTACCAACCGCGATTTTGGTACTTTTACATGGAACAAAGCCGCGTCGGACAATTGGATACCGGACTGATATTGATGCATTACCGGTTACAGAAGATACCGGGTTACCGTTTGCCTCGCAGCACCAGGGGCGGATGCATGCCTGTGGGCACGACATTCACATGACCGTTGCCATGGGGGTGTTGGCGAAGTTCATTAAAGCACAACCAACGGATAACCTGCTTTTTTTCTTTCAACCAGCCGAAGAAAGTGAAAACGGTGGGAAGTTGGCCTATGAAGATGATGTCTTTACCGGCCAATGGCGCCCCGATGAATTCTACGGACTCCACGATAATCCGCAACTACCGGCAGGAGCAATTGGGTGCCGGATGGGGACTCTGTTTGCGGGAACTACGGAAGTAGACGTCCACTTTACGGGAACCCAGGGACACGCGGCTTATCCGCAGTTTGCGAACGATATGGTGGTCGCAGCGAGTCAGTTTATCGGTCAAGTTCAGACGATTGTATCGCGGAGCGTTGATCCGATCGAAGGGGGCGTGATTACCTTTGGTCAATTTAACGCGGGAACCATCCGGAACGTGATTGCCGGAGAGGCCGAGCTCCACGGAACGATTCGGGGACTAACCCAGAAGATGATTGAACACATTGATGAGCGGCTGCAGGCGGTGGCGAACGGAATTGCTGCCAGCTATAACTGCCAGGTAGACCTCCATTTGAACCAGGGGGGCTATCTGCCAGTGGAAAATAATCCGCATCTGACGGAGCGTTTCATTCAGTACATGCAACAAAATCCGGACGTGAACTACATTGAAACAGAACCGGCAATGACCGGGGAAGACTTTGGGTACTTGCTTTCCAAGTTTCCCGGAACCATGTTTTGGTTGGGGATTGGAGACCCAAAGCACCAACTGCACTCCAGCGAACTAGTTCCCAACGAAGCGGCAATTGAACCCGGGATTAGTGCGATTACCGGTTGGTTACAACAACGAATGACAGAAAAGGAGTAA
- the dapB gene encoding 4-hydroxy-tetrahydrodipicolinate reductase — protein sequence MPITVLVAGFRGSMGQKATAMINRDPELELAAVYSPHVTTLDPAAYDLPETTQVFNQLDAISTTAQIWVDFSTPAGAFANAQFALEHGMTPIIGTSGLSDDQVAQLTKLADEQQQAGLLVPNFGLSAVLLMQFAKQAAQYFPDAEIIEMHHGDKKDSPSGTAINTAKMIAAGRNQKPETVENPVETIPGARGANYEDVPIHAVRLPGYVAHEQVLFGGPGEALTIRQDSFDRESFMHGLNIAIKQAHRLTGFAVGLENVL from the coding sequence ATGCCAATTACAGTTTTAGTAGCGGGCTTTCGGGGCTCAATGGGCCAAAAGGCCACTGCAATGATTAACCGAGATCCGGAGTTAGAGTTAGCGGCGGTGTACAGTCCCCACGTGACGACTTTGGATCCAGCTGCTTACGATTTGCCGGAAACGACGCAGGTCTTCAACCAGTTAGACGCCATTTCAACGACGGCGCAAATTTGGGTCGACTTTTCGACTCCGGCAGGCGCCTTTGCCAACGCCCAGTTTGCATTAGAACACGGGATGACACCGATCATTGGAACCAGTGGTCTGAGTGACGACCAGGTGGCGCAGTTAACCAAACTGGCGGATGAACAACAACAAGCTGGCTTATTAGTTCCAAACTTTGGGTTATCTGCGGTGTTACTAATGCAGTTTGCTAAGCAGGCCGCCCAGTACTTCCCGGATGCTGAAATCATTGAAATGCACCACGGCGATAAGAAAGATTCACCATCTGGAACCGCGATTAACACGGCGAAGATGATTGCCGCTGGTCGGAACCAAAAACCAGAAACGGTGGAAAATCCCGTGGAAACAATTCCGGGAGCGCGAGGAGCTAATTACGAAGATGTTCCGATTCACGCCGTTCGGTTACCAGGGTACGTGGCGCACGAACAGGTCCTCTTTGGTGGTCCTGGTGAAGCACTGACGATTCGGCAGGATTCCTTTGACCGGGAATCATTTATGCACGGCTTAAACATTGCGATTAAACAGGCTCACCGCCTGACTGGTTTTGCCGTGGGATTAGAAAACGTGTTATAG
- a CDS encoding amino acid ABC transporter permease, producing MSYINQVLPSLLEGLKMTLGVFVLTLVGSLPLGVIVAILQKSPLKVLRWIIDTYITIMRGTPLLLQIVFVYYGLSLANLITLPRFEAAVFTFILNYAAYFAEIFRGGMQAVPAGQYAGAKVLGFSRLQTMWYITLPQVVKTVMPSVGNEVINLIKDTSLVYVIGLGDLMRAGNIAVSRDVTLVPYLLVGAMYLALTIILTIAMRYIEKRLNYYR from the coding sequence ATGAGTTACATCAATCAAGTTTTACCCAGTTTACTGGAAGGGTTAAAAATGACGTTGGGCGTTTTCGTCTTGACGTTAGTGGGTTCATTACCGTTAGGCGTGATCGTGGCCATTCTGCAAAAGTCCCCATTAAAGGTCTTACGCTGGATTATCGATACTTACATTACGATCATGCGGGGGACACCGTTATTGCTGCAAATTGTGTTCGTTTACTACGGGTTAAGTCTTGCCAACCTAATCACGCTACCCCGGTTTGAAGCCGCGGTCTTCACTTTTATTTTGAACTACGCTGCTTACTTTGCTGAAATCTTTCGCGGGGGAATGCAAGCCGTGCCGGCCGGGCAATATGCAGGTGCAAAAGTACTTGGCTTTAGCCGCCTGCAAACCATGTGGTACATTACCTTACCGCAGGTGGTCAAAACAGTCATGCCGTCGGTAGGAAATGAAGTGATTAATTTGATTAAGGACACGTCGTTAGTTTACGTAATCGGATTAGGGGACTTAATGCGGGCCGGTAATATCGCTGTTTCGCGGGATGTAACGTTAGTGCCATACCTCTTAGTGGGAGCGATGTACCTTGCCTTAACCATCATCTTAACCATTGCGATGCGTTACATTGAAAAACGGCTCAACTACTACCGTTAG